A window of the Harmonia axyridis chromosome 5, icHarAxyr1.1, whole genome shotgun sequence genome harbors these coding sequences:
- the LOC123680184 gene encoding probable tRNA (uracil-O(2)-)-methyltransferase, with amino-acid sequence MFQIPLATSASLISRDGFWKSVSIYHNRPHIVNRKIAVADQVLLCEVDFNAENRLNITDVLTIHALAYEVQRLEKVDKESISQDFLANLLNTYDKSVKLCERNIDVLDNTDTGVYLSVRIILPRTQKCSRSIELIILDKNNDYITFLSCCIDKCKLNPLPPFPYRIELTRENFMRITLNNFEDADTSSAEWLFDSLFKKLINWTELTDGGNIIQSLTRVPLEEYCNLYNNLKEKYGEPLRKIWFEKTKTDPQKFIFEDIAIATYLICLWLEEYKTKAKSFVNFVDCGCGNGLLVYILNREGFEGCGIDLRRRNIWDLFLNNANLEVGIVGSDSKFPNATWLIGNHSDELTPWLPIIASKSSPLTNYFVLPCCPFDFSGKKYIRKNTNLSQYADYLEYIKHISDTCGFETTIDKLRIPSTKRTCLIGLRKNDGSKNIQGVCEQTEDFIKSKFDSSYCNFKTRSSVEKVRNCTQIDKSVREKIVREVVNCLLANESYIIRNDGTKWNKGGSIPLNELSKLLKEELSHLKNECGGLQTLLRNYRYVFKLEEAKVKLREPCRLEETARYKEKPCWFYRFHPDSCLYEKEICGYSHVE; translated from the exons ATGTTTCAAATTCCATTAGCAACTAGTGCTTCACTGATTTCAAGAGATGGATTTTGGAAATCTGTCTCGATTTATCACAATAGGCCACACATTGTTAATAGAAAGATAGCTGTTGCTGACCAAGTATTACTTTGTGAAGTTGACTTCAATGCTGAGAATAGACTCAACATAACAGATGTTTTAACAATTCATGCTTTGGCTTACGAAGTGCAAAGATTAGAAAAAGTAGATAAGGAATCGATTAGTCAAGATTTTTTGGCAAATTTGTTGAACACTTATGATAAAAGTGTAAAGTTATGTGAAAGAAATATAGATGTTCTAGATAATACAGATACTGGAGTTTACTTATCTGTTAGAATCATATTACCTAGGACACAAAAATGTAGTAGAAGTATAGAATTGATTATACTGGATAAAAATAATGACTATATAACTTTCTTATCTTGTTGTATCGATAAATGTAAATTGAACCCCTTACCACCTTTTCCATATCGAATAGAATTAACTAGAGAAAATTTTATGAGAATTACGTTGAATAACTTTGAAGATGCAGATACAAGTAGTGCTGAATGGTTGTTTGATTCTTTGTTCAAAAAACTAATTAATTGGACTGAACTAACTGATGGAGGCAATATTATTCAATCCTTGACAAGAGTACCACTTGAAGAATATTGTAATTTGTacaataatttgaaagaaaaatatggaGAACCATTGAGAAaa ATTTGGTTTGAAAAAACTAAAACTGACCCTCAAAAATTCATCTTTGAAGATATTGCTATTGCTACCTACCTTATTTGTTTGTGGCTGGAGGAATATAAGACGAAAGCTAAGAGCTTTGTCAATTTTGTTGACTGTGGCTGTGGTAATGGTCTACTTGTGTATATTTTGAATAGAGAAGGTTTTGAAGGTTGTGGAATCGACTTGAGAAGAAGAAATATATgggatttatttttgaataatgcgAACCTCGAG GTTGGAATTGTTGGATCGGATTCTAAATTTCCAAACGCTACATGGTTAATTGGTAATCATTCAGACGAATTAACACCTTGGTTGCCCATAATAGCATCAAAAAGTTCGCCTCTGACAAACTATTTTGTATTACCTTGTTGTCCATTCGACTTCAGCggtaaaaaatatataagaaaaaacACAAACTTGAGTCAGTATGCTGATTACTTAGAATATATCAAGCATATATCAGACACTTGTGGATTTGAAACAACAATTGATAAATTGAGGATACCATCAACAAAAAGAACATGTTTAATTGGTTTGAGAAAAAATGATGGTTCGAAAAATATTCAGGGAGTTTGTGAGCAAACTGAAGATTTTATTAAGTCAAAGTTTGACTCTAGTTATTGCAACTTCAAGACTAGATCATCTGTAGAGAAGGTAAGGAATTGCACCCAGATCGATAAAAGTGTTAGAGAAAAAATAGTTAGAGAGGTTGTCAACTGTTTACTTGCAAATGAAAGTTATATCATTAGAAATGATGGTACAAAGTGGAATAAAGGTGGATCAATTCCTTTGAATGAGTTGTCTAAATTACTTAAAGAAGAATTGAGTCACCTCAAGAATGAATGTGGAGGTTTGCAAACTCTTTTGAGAAATTATCGTTATGTCTTCAAACTTGAGGAAGCCAAGGTTAAATTAAGGGAACCTTGTAGATTAGAAGAAACTGCACGATATAAGGAGAAACCATGTTGGTTTTACAGATTTCATCCTGATAGTTGTCTGTATGAGAAAGAAATATGTGGATATTCTCatgttgaataa
- the LOC123679995 gene encoding ribosome maturation protein SBDS: MSKIFTPTNQIRLTNVAVVRIKKAGKRFEIACYKNKVVAWRTEKEKNIDEVLQTHSIFTNVSKGQVAKKEDLIKAFGTDNATDICKQILAKGELQVSDKERQNQLDVVFKEIVSIVCDKCLDPNLKRPYPSTMIEKAIKDLHYSVKLTQSPKQQALQVIKMLKETIPIERAKMRISLTLQGKTAKKLRDRIVNIDSLELEKEEKDGDGIIIIAVIDPGQHRKLEELLNAEAKGTPIVILNHKQMVGEIDY; the protein is encoded by the exons ATGTCCAAAATATTCACACCAACCAATCAAATTCGACTAACTAATGTAGCGGTTGTAAGAATAAAAAAAGCAGgtaaacgtttcgaaattgcATGTTACAAAAACAAAGTAGTGGCCTGGAGAACTGAGAA agaaaaaaatattgatgaagTCTTACAAACACATTCCATTTTTACCAATGTTTCAAAAGGACAAGTAGCAAAAAAAGAAGATCTTATCAAAGCTTTTGGGACTGACAATGCAACAGACATATGTAAACAAATACTGGCAAAAGGAGAACTCCAAGTATCAGATAAAGAAAGACAAAATCAGTTAGACGTAGTTTTCAAAGAAATTGTTTCTATAGTGTGTGATAAATGTTTGGATCCTAATTTGAAACGACCATATCCTTCAACAATGATCGAAAAGGCAATTAAAGATTTACATTATTCTGTGAAATTAACACAATCACCTAAACAGCAGGCCTTACAAGTcataaaaatgttgaaagaaaCAATACCAATCGAGAGAGCTAAAATGAGAATAAGTCTCACATTACAGGGCAAGACagcaaaaaaattaagagatcGTATTGTTAATATCGACTCTCTTGAGTTGGAAAAAGAAGAGAAAGATGGGGATGGTATCATCATCATTGCTGTTATAGATCCTGGACAACATAGAAAATTAGAAGAATTGTTAAATGCTGAAGCAAAAGGAACTCCTATTGTAATTTTGAACCATAAACAAATGGTTGGAGAGATTGATTATTAG
- the LOC123680006 gene encoding uncharacterized protein LOC123680006, giving the protein MNLISVLIATGFLSIATALECYVCENQEDNKGKCITTIKICDYGEDTCLTEIKWGSTPYWQEGALKQYYVSKRCSTKNKCLKYKNSNMAYCTHIWWQDWRCSECCKGDRCNYYIISGSSRKSIQVLTIFIIPILSYYWLI; this is encoded by the exons aTGAACCTAATATCTGTCTTAATAGCAACAGGTTTTCTTAGTATAG CTACCGCTTTGGAGTGTTATGTCTGTGAAAACCAAGAGGATAATAAAGGTAAATGCATTACTACGATAAAAATATGCGACTATGGAGAAGATACTTGTCTAACAGAAATAAAGTGGGGTAGTACTCCTTACTGGCAAGAAGGTGCCTTAAAACAGTATTATGTATCCAAAAGATGTTCAACGAAAAATAAGTGTCTTAAGTATAAAAATAGTAATATGGCATATTGTACTCATATATGGTGGCAAGATTGGAGGTGTTCAGAATGCTGTAAAGGCGATCGCTGCAATTATTACATCATT TCTGGCTCCAGTCGAAAATCAATACAAGTTCTCACTATATTTATCATACCAATTCTTTCATATTACTGGCTAATTTGA
- the LOC123680185 gene encoding corrinoid adenosyltransferase-like yields the protein MAFRSAFRLAPLRSIRHYSKNEANEIGKEETKAINDEESKVWESFSKCGDDGTSKTITGEVLPKNHSIFNAIGATEELLSYLGLAREYAYENEHDYTDKLKRIQTIVIDISTAISRTTGKNGVKQMPKIYTQELEDWIQEYSKELAPLEQYIIPGGGMPSASLHIARSVCRKTERKVIPFVQEGSLDGETLRYLNRLSDFLLTVSRIAAKRDQRTESIYIPTPDETVQPQ from the exons atggctttccgtagTGCTTTTCGATTAGCCCCCTTGAGATCTATCAGACATTACTCAAAGAATGAAGCTAATGAGATAGGAAAGGAAGA AACAAAAGCCATTAATGATGAAGAAAGTAAAGTTTGGGAGTCGTTCAGTAAATGTGGGGATGATGGTACATCTAAAACTATAACTGGTGAAGTCTTACCTAAAAATCATTCCATTTTCAATGCTATTGGGGCTACTGAAGAATTGCTCAGCTACCTGGG TTTGGCGAGAGAATATGCTTATGAAAATGAGCATGATTACACTGATAAATTGAAAAGAATTCAGACCATAGTTATAGATATAAGTACTGCAATATCTCGAACTACAGGCAAGAATGGTGTTAAACAAATGCCAAAAATATATACTCAAGAGTTAGAAGATTGGATTCAAGAGTACTCTAAAGAACTAGCACCATTAGAACAGTATATAATCCCG GGTGGAGGAATGCCAAGTGCTTCACTCCATATTGCAAGGTCTGTCTGTAGAAAAACGGAAAGAAAAGTGATTCCATTTGTTCAAGAAGGTTCACTTGATGGGGAAACTTTAAGGTACTTGAATCGATTATCAGATTTTCTTTTGACAGTATCCAGAATTGCAGCAAAGAGAGATCAAAGGACTGAAAGTATATATATTCCAACACCTGATGAAACAGTTCAGCCTCAATAG